CCCGGCGATGCTGGGACGTGACTACTTGAGGCGTCCGGGCGGCCGGACCTGATTTGTGCCGAAGCTTCCACCGCGCCGTCGGACCGGCACGGAGTTCGCGACGACATCTATGCCGATGGGTGCGCCGGACCGGGCAGAACCGAGGCGGCGGTCGCGTCAATCAGGGCGCGGTCGCTCTCGTCCTTGAGCGTCACCCCGGTGAGGCAGACAGCCAGCGCGCGATCGAGCAGCCAGTGAAGCTTGAACGCCGCGCGATCGTGCGTCAGCCCGGCTGGCCGCACGTTCGAGATGCAGTTGCGCTCGGCATCCGAGCGGCCCGCCCGGGGACCGAAGGTGAGATAGATGCCGAGGCTGTCGGGGGACGAGAGGCCCGGGCGCTCGCCGATCAGCACGGCGACTGCGCGGGCGCCAAGGGCGTGGCCGATCTCGTCGCCGAGAGCGACCCGCGCCTGCCGGGCGATGACGACCGGTGCCAGCGTCCATCCGGCCTTGTCGACGAGCGGCTTGAACGCCGAAACCAGCGGCGCGGCGTTCTCATGCACCGCCCGAGCCGAGAGGCCGTCCGCGACCACGATGGCGAGGTCGGCCTTGGCAGCCCGGGCCTCGAGCACGGCGCGATCCTCGGTGGCGAGCCTGCGGCCGAGATCAGGCCGGCGCAGATAGGTCGCCCGATCGGGCGCCTGCGAACCGACCGTCAGCGGAGCGAGACCGAGATCCGTGAGGGCGCGGGTGAGCGCCGGCTCGTCGAGAGGCGCATGGACCGCGTCGCGGGCCTGCGCGTGGTCGAGTCCGAAGCGCAGCACCTCCCGGGTCGGCAGGCCGCTGCCGGCGCGGCCGAGGCCGATCCGGGCGGGCGTCAGGCCGGCGAGCCGACTCCAGATCGCGGCCGGGTCGCTCATGCCGCGAGGTCCGGCGCGGATGTCAGGAGCGGCGCTTCGGCACCCGGGACCAAGGCACCGGTCCCGTCCGTGAGGCCGAGCGCGTGCAGCCAAGCCTCGAATTCGGGCGCGCGCTTCAGGCCGAGCACCTCGCGCAGGTAGAGGGAGTCGTGGAACGATGTGGATTGGTAGTTCAGCATCACGTCGTCGGCCCCCGGCACGCCCATGATGTAGGTGCAGCCGGCCGCCCCGAGGAGCGTCAGCAGCGTGTCCATGTCGTCCTGATCGGCCTCGGCGTGGTTCGTGTAGCAGACGTCGACACCGAGGGGCACGCCCATGAGCTTGCCGCAGAAGTGATCCTCCAGGCCCGCCCGAATGATTTCCTTGCCGTCGTAGAGGTATTCCGGGCCGATGAAGCCCACGACGGTGTTGACCAGAAGCGGCCGGAACGCCCGTGCCACCGCGTAGGCCCGCGCCTCCAGCGTCTGCTGGTCGATGCCGTGATGGGCGTCTGCCGAGAGCGCCGAGCCCTGGCCGGTCTCGAAGTACATGCAGTTGTCGCCGAGCGCCCCCGTCTGAGGGCGAGCGCGGCCTCGTGCGCCTCCTTCAGGATGGGCAGCGTGACGCCGAAGCTGGCATTGGCCTTCTCGGTTCCGGCGATCGACTGGAAGACGAGGTCGACCGGCAGGCCCTGCTCCATGGCGGCGAGCGTCGTGGTGACGTGCGTCAACACGCAGGATTGGGTCGGGATCGCGTGCCGGCAGATCAGCGTATCCAGAAGCTGGAGCAGATCACCGATTGCCTGCACGGAATCGGAGGCCGGGTTGATGCCGATCACGGCATCGCCGCAGCCGAGCGCCAGACCGTCGAGGACCGCGGCCGTGATCCCCTTCGGATCGTCTGTCGGGTGGTTCGGCTGCAGGCGTACCGCCAGGGTGCCGGGCAGACCGATCGTGTTGCGGAAGCGGGTCACCACCCGGCATTTCCGCGCCACCGAGATCAGATCCTGATTGCGCATGATCTTGGAGACCGCGGCGGCGATCTCGGGGGTGATCCCCGGGGCGATCCGGGTCAACGTCTCCGTCGAAGCGGTGAGCAGGAATTCCCGGAAGTCACCCACGGTGAGGTGTGCGATCTCCTGGAACGACGCGGCGTCGTGCCCGTCCAGGATGAGCCGGGTGACGTCGTCGCTCTCGTAGGGGATCAGCGGCCGCGCCAGGATGTCGGCGACCGGAACCTCCGCGAGGCACCAGCGTGCGGCGGCGTTCTCCTCCGCGGACTCGGCCGCGATTCCGGCGAGGCGATCACCGGATCGGACCGGGGTCGCCTTGGCCATGAGCGCCGCGAGGTCCGCGAAGGCGTGGGTGCGGGGGCCGACGACGTGACGATAGGCCATGCGGTTCGCTCCCGGGCAGGATCACCGGATCACAGGATAGGGCGATCCGGGGCCGATGTCCGCTCAGGCCGCGCCGGCATGGGGCGCCGGGATCTCGGTCGAAATCGCATCCACCGTCCGGGGCATCGGGCTGCCCTGCCCGTCCGTGCGCTGGATGCGGACCTGCTGGTTGACCGGCTGCATGTTGCCGAAGGGCGTGGAGAAGGCGATCTCGGCGGCATCCCGCCCGACGCCGATGCGGACCAGACCGTCGAGATCGGCCTGGCGGGTGGCGTCGAACAGCCACCAGCGGCCGTCGAGATAGGCCTCGAACACCGCGTGGAAGTCGCTGGGGACGAGGCCGTGGGCGTAGCAGCTCACGAAGCGCGCCGGGATGCCCAGTGCCCGGCAGAAGGCCGTGCCGATATGCGCGAAGTCCCGGCAGACGCCGGCCCGCTTCAGCAGCGATTCGTCCGCGGTGGTCTCACCGTCGCTGGTGCCGGGCTGATAGGTGATGTGGTCGTGGATCCAGTTGCAGATCTGGTTGACCCGGGCATGCCCCTTCGGCAGGGCGCCGAACTCGGCCTGCGCGAACGGGGTCAGCCGGTCGGAGGAGACGAAGCGACTCGGCAGCAGGAACGGCAGGATATCGAGAGGCAATTGCCCGATCGGCGTCTCGTTGATGGTCGCCGGATCAGCCCGGTGCACCGTGAGGTCGACCTCGGCATTGTACTCCAGCGCGAACTGGCCGGTCGGCACGTTGACGCCGAGATAGCGGTTCTGCAGGTCGGGCGTGACGTAGAGATCGCGCTTCAGATTCGGCGTCAGGACCAAGCTCTCGCTCAGGATCTCGACGCTCTTCAGCTTGGCCACCTCCAGGTTGAAGATGAAGGTGGTGTCCGAGAGGATGTTGTAGGACAGGCTGCAACCAAGCGTGTAGCGCATCGGATCTCCTTGCCGGACGACGGCCTCTCCATCGTCCAAGCAAGGGACGCGCCTGAAGCGAAGTTCCGGCGCGCGGATCCTCTTTCGGAGCCGATCCGCGCGCGATTCGAAATCCAGGCCGCGCTCTCATCCTGAGGTGCCCACGTCTGCGGGCCTCGAAGGAGCCTCCAGGGATCGCATGGCGGGCTGGAAAGCTCCTTCGAGGCCTGCGCTGCGCTCCGGCACCCCAGGATGAGGGCGTGGGGTGGGACACCGGATCAGACGTGTTCTCAGGCGCCTCTCGGCAGCAACAGAACCGTCAGCGACCGCACGCCCTGCGCGCCGTGGATCAGCACGCCCTCGATGTCGGCGGTCGCGGAGGGGCCGGTGTGCAGCACCGCGTAGGCCGAATTGCCGAATTCGGGTCGGCGATAGGCCGCCTGGACGTTCGGCAGGATGTCGGCGGGATCGAGCAGCACGACGAGGTGCTGGGCGAGGTAGGCCACCGCGTTCACGATGAGCTGGTCCTGGGTGAACAGGACCGAGCCGGTTTCGGCGATTCCGAAGACCGCGCGGACCACCGCGATGTCGACGTCCTCGACCTCCTGCGGGGCACGAATGCCGCGCAGGTCGCGGTTTCCGGCGAGTTCCGGCACCGCCGAGGCGACGACCTTGGCGGCGTCGAGCCGCTCGCGCACGGCCGCGAAGACGTCGTCGGCGCCGGGCTCGGCCATCCGGCCGCCCATGCGCTTCAGCCGCTCACCGAACTCCGTCAAGCGATCGTCACCGATCAGCGGCGCGAAGATCGGAACCTCGGGCAGCGGGAAATCGCCCGCCGGCCGGTTCCTGCGGATGTCGGCCAGGATGGCGTCGCGGGCGCTCATCGACCCGTGTCCTTCATGCGGTTCTGCTTGTACCACGCGTGGAAGGTCTGGCGCGGGGCGTCGGGCATCTCGCGCTTCTTCCCCCAGGTGTTGAGCGGGTTGTAGACGGCGAAGCGCGGCAGCACCTTGAGGGCGGAATCCGCCGCGCCGATCGCCGCCCGGTAGGCCGCCGGGCGCGACAGCACCGCGCCTGCAGCCTTCATCATGCCTTGCTTGAGCGCCGGGATCTGGTGCTCCTCGACCAAGACCTTGCGCCACGCGAAGATCTGCTCGTGGATGTTGATCTTCACCGGGCAGACGTTGGTGCAGGACCCGTTCATCGTCGAGGAGAACGGCAGCGTCGAGTACTTCCGCTTGTTGAAGGTCGGATCGATGATCAGGCCGATCGGCCCCGAATACGTCGCCCCGTACGACAGACCGCCCGAGCGGCGGTAGACCGGGCAGGTGTTCATGCAGGCGCCGCAGCGGATGCATTTCAAGGAAGTCCAGAATTCCTCCATGCCGAGCCTCTCGGAGCGGCCGTTATCGACCAGCACCATGTGCATCTCGGTGCCCGCCCGCGGCGCGCGGAAATGCGAGGTGTACTGGGTGATGGGCGAGCCGAGCGCCGAGCGCGACAGCAGGCGGATGAAGACACCGAGGTGCTCGACCTTCGGGATGATCTTCTCGATGCCGATCGAGTGGATCTGCAGCGGCGGCACGTTGCCGGACAGGTCGGCATTGCCCTCGTTCGTGCAGGTGACCACCGAGCCGGTCTCCGCGATGGCGAAGTTGCACCCGGTCATGCCGGCATCGGCCTTCAGGATGTAGGGCCGGGTCGTCTCCCGCTGACTCTCGGCGAGATAGTGGGCGTCATCGTTGTCGGGGTCGGTGCCGAGCGTCTTGGCGAAGACCTCTGCCACGTCCATCCGGGTCTTGTGGACCGCCGGAGCCACGACGTGGCTGGGCTCCTCGTTGTCGAGCTGCTGGATCCGCTCGCCGAGATCCGTCTCGATCACCTCGATCCCGTTGGCCGCCATGTGGTGGCGGAAGCCGCACTCCTCGGTGAGCATCGACTTCGACTTGACCAGCGTCCGGGCGCCGTGGCTGCGCAGGATCTCCAGGACGATCCGGTTGTGATCGGCGCCGTCCTTCGCCCAGTGGACGTGGACGCCGTTGGCCTTCGCGGCCGCCTCGAACTGCTCGAGGTAGCGGTCGAGGTGGCTGAGCGTGTGGGTCTTGATCTGCGAGGCGAGCTCGCGCAGCTCCTCCCACTCGGGGATGCCGTGCGCGGAGGCGTCGCGCTTCTTGCGCAGATCCCACAGGCGCTCGTCGTGGGCGGCCTGGTGCAGGGGCGCGGCGAGGAAGCGCTCGGCGGCCTCGGCCTGGTTGATCGGGCGATCGCCGCGGATCTTGGCGCCGCGGGGCTGCGGCTCGCGGACCTTCGGGGCGCGGATCGGCTTCGAGGCGGCCTCGGCGTGCTGGAGCCGGGCTCCGTCCTGGGAGCGCTCGCTCTCGTCGTGGCGGGCGCGCACCTCAGGATGGATGACGCCCTCGCGCTCGCGCGGGTTGAGATCCTCGGCGCTCATGCGGCGGCTCCGTTCAGCACCTGCGCGATGTGAATGTACTTGAGCGGCAGACCCAGGCGCTCGGCGCAGCCCTTCTGGTGCATCAGGCACGAGGAATCCGCCGACACGACGTACTGGGCGCCGGCCCGGTTCTGATCGGCGACCTTGTCGTAGCCCATCTTGGCCGAGACCGCGGGCTCGAACACCGAGAAGGTGCCGCCGAAGCCGCAGCATTCGTCGGGCCGGGCGAGGTCGACCAGTTCGACACCGTCGACGAGGCGCAGAAGGTCCAGGGGCTTCGAATAATAGGGCTTCACCAGTTCGGACGGCCGCGCGTGATGGATGCCGCGCAGGGCGTTGCAGTTGGTGTGGTAGGCGACCTTGTGGGGAAAGCGCGCCCAGGGGAGCGACTCCACCTCGAGGACGTCGTGCAGGAACTCCACCAGCTCGTAGGTGCTGGCACGAACGTGGCGGACTTCGTCGGTCTGCGGGATCGCGGTCAGGTGCTCGCGGACCTGATGGACACAGGATCCGGAGGGCGCCACGACGTAGTCGAAGCCGGAGAAGTTCTTCACGAACAGCGCTTCGGTGGCGGCCGCCTCGGCATGGCAGCCGGTGTTGGTCATGGGCTGTCCGCAACAGGTCTGGTCGAACGGGTATTCGACCGTGCAACCGAGCCGCTCCAGCAGCTCCAGCGTGGCAATCCCGACCTCCGGTTCGAAGGCGTCGACGTAGCACGGCACGAACAGGCCGACCCGCATGGTCCGGCACCTCCCTGGATCGCCATTCCACTGGTCTGGAACGGTTCGAGACTGATCCAGAGGGTCTACCGGATGAGGTTGGTCTTGGCGAGGTCGAGGACCGCGTCACCGCGTCCGTCCATGACGGCGCGCAGGACATAGAGGCTGAAGCCCTTCACCTGCTGCCCGTCGATCTTCGGCGGCATCGAAAGCTCGTTCCGCGCGGTGCGCACGTCGAGGAGTGACGGACCGTCGAAAGCCAGGAATTCGCGCATCGCGTTCGGCAACTCCGCCGGATCCTCGACCCGGATGGCGAAGATGCCGGCCGCCCGCGACATCGCGGCAAAGTCCGGGTTGTCGAGGGCGACCCCGGTCTCGAGGTAGCCCGCGGCCTTCATCTCCAATTCGACGAAGCCGAGGGTGCCGTTGTTGAACACGACGACCTTCAGCGGCAGGCGGTGCTGCCGCAGGGTGAGGAAGTCGCCCATCAGCATGGCGAAGCCACCGTCGCCGCAGAGGGCGATCACCTGCCGGTCCCGCTGGCAGGCCTGCGCGCCGATGCCCTGCGACAGGGCGTTGGCCATGGAGCCGTGCACCCAGGAGCCGAGGAGCCTGCGCCGCCCGTTCATGGCGAGGTAGCGCGCCGCCCAGATGGTCGGCGTGCCGACATCGGCGGTGAAGACGGCGTCGTCCGCCGCCGCCTCGCTGATCGTGCGGGCGAGGTATTGCGGGTGCAGGGGACCGCTGGGCTTGCCGGTGGCGAGTTCGTCGAGGTCCGCGCGCGCCTTGGCGTAATGCTTGAGGCTGGCGTCGAGGAACGACCGGTCGGTCTTGGCCTTGAGCCGCGGCAGCAGCGTCCGGAGCGTCGCGCCGACATCGCCCACGAGACCGAGCTCGATCCGGCAGCGGCGCCCGAGTTCGGACGGGCGCAGATCGACCTGCGCCACCTTGGCATCCTGCGGGTAGAACTGCTTGTAGGGGAAGCCGGTGCCGAGCATCAGGAGCGTGTCGCAGGCCATCATGGCCGCGTAGCCCGACGAGAAGCCGATCAGACCCGTCATGCCGACGTCGTAGGGGTTGTCGAACTCGACGAACTCCTTGCCGCCCAGCGCGTGGACGATCGGGCTCTTCAGCGCGTCGGCGAGCTGGAGAAGCTCGCTATGGGCGCCCGCGCAGCCGCGCCCGCAGAGCAGCGTCACCCGCTTGCCGGCGTTGAGCATGGCGGCGAGGGCGTCGAGCTCCGCGTCCGCCGGGCGCACCACCGGCTTGGCAGGGACGAGGCCCGCGCGGGGCGCCAGGGGCCGCTTGGGCGCGTCGCGCAGGGCGACGTCGCCCGGAATGACGATGACCGCGACGCCCCCCTCCCCCACCGCGGCGCGGATCGCGT
The sequence above is drawn from the Methylobacterium mesophilicum SR1.6/6 genome and encodes:
- the eutC gene encoding ethanolamine ammonia-lyase subunit EutC; the encoded protein is MSDPAAIWSRLAGLTPARIGLGRAGSGLPTREVLRFGLDHAQARDAVHAPLDEPALTRALTDLGLAPLTVGSQAPDRATYLRRPDLGRRLATEDRAVLEARAAKADLAIVVADGLSARAVHENAAPLVSAFKPLVDKAGWTLAPVVIARQARVALGDEIGHALGARAVAVLIGERPGLSSPDSLGIYLTFGPRAGRSDAERNCISNVRPAGLTHDRAAFKLHWLLDRALAVCLTGVTLKDESDRALIDATAASVLPGPAHPSA
- a CDS encoding transglutaminase-like domain-containing protein: MRYTLGCSLSYNILSDTTFIFNLEVAKLKSVEILSESLVLTPNLKRDLYVTPDLQNRYLGVNVPTGQFALEYNAEVDLTVHRADPATINETPIGQLPLDILPFLLPSRFVSSDRLTPFAQAEFGALPKGHARVNQICNWIHDHITYQPGTSDGETTADESLLKRAGVCRDFAHIGTAFCRALGIPARFVSCYAHGLVPSDFHAVFEAYLDGRWWLFDATRQADLDGLVRIGVGRDAAEIAFSTPFGNMQPVNQQVRIQRTDGQGSPMPRTVDAISTEIPAPHAGAA
- a CDS encoding LutC/YkgG family protein encodes the protein MSARDAILADIRRNRPAGDFPLPEVPIFAPLIGDDRLTEFGERLKRMGGRMAEPGADDVFAAVRERLDAAKVVASAVPELAGNRDLRGIRAPQEVEDVDIAVVRAVFGIAETGSVLFTQDQLIVNAVAYLAQHLVVLLDPADILPNVQAAYRRPEFGNSAYAVLHTGPSATADIEGVLIHGAQGVRSLTVLLLPRGA
- a CDS encoding lactate utilization protein B, which translates into the protein MSAEDLNPREREGVIHPEVRARHDESERSQDGARLQHAEAASKPIRAPKVREPQPRGAKIRGDRPINQAEAAERFLAAPLHQAAHDERLWDLRKKRDASAHGIPEWEELRELASQIKTHTLSHLDRYLEQFEAAAKANGVHVHWAKDGADHNRIVLEILRSHGARTLVKSKSMLTEECGFRHHMAANGIEVIETDLGERIQQLDNEEPSHVVAPAVHKTRMDVAEVFAKTLGTDPDNDDAHYLAESQRETTRPYILKADAGMTGCNFAIAETGSVVTCTNEGNADLSGNVPPLQIHSIGIEKIIPKVEHLGVFIRLLSRSALGSPITQYTSHFRAPRAGTEMHMVLVDNGRSERLGMEEFWTSLKCIRCGACMNTCPVYRRSGGLSYGATYSGPIGLIIDPTFNKRKYSTLPFSSTMNGSCTNVCPVKINIHEQIFAWRKVLVEEHQIPALKQGMMKAAGAVLSRPAAYRAAIGAADSALKVLPRFAVYNPLNTWGKKREMPDAPRQTFHAWYKQNRMKDTGR
- a CDS encoding (Fe-S)-binding protein, whose amino-acid sequence is MRVGLFVPCYVDAFEPEVGIATLELLERLGCTVEYPFDQTCCGQPMTNTGCHAEAAATEALFVKNFSGFDYVVAPSGSCVHQVREHLTAIPQTDEVRHVRASTYELVEFLHDVLEVESLPWARFPHKVAYHTNCNALRGIHHARPSELVKPYYSKPLDLLRLVDGVELVDLARPDECCGFGGTFSVFEPAVSAKMGYDKVADQNRAGAQYVVSADSSCLMHQKGCAERLGLPLKYIHIAQVLNGAAA
- the poxB gene encoding ubiquinone-dependent pyruvate dehydrogenase produces the protein MRITNVADVVAETLQEAGVSRVYGVVGDSLNGITEALRARGRIDWIHTRHEESAAFAAAGEAQVTGRLAVCAGSCGPGNLHLINGLYDAHRSRSPVLAIAAHIPSAEIGSGYFQETNPTALFRDCSHYCEMVSDPAQMPFVLENAIRAAVGEGGVAVIVIPGDVALRDAPKRPLAPRAGLVPAKPVVRPADAELDALAAMLNAGKRVTLLCGRGCAGAHSELLQLADALKSPIVHALGGKEFVEFDNPYDVGMTGLIGFSSGYAAMMACDTLLMLGTGFPYKQFYPQDAKVAQVDLRPSELGRRCRIELGLVGDVGATLRTLLPRLKAKTDRSFLDASLKHYAKARADLDELATGKPSGPLHPQYLARTISEAAADDAVFTADVGTPTIWAARYLAMNGRRRLLGSWVHGSMANALSQGIGAQACQRDRQVIALCGDGGFAMLMGDFLTLRQHRLPLKVVVFNNGTLGFVELEMKAAGYLETGVALDNPDFAAMSRAAGIFAIRVEDPAELPNAMREFLAFDGPSLLDVRTARNELSMPPKIDGQQVKGFSLYVLRAVMDGRGDAVLDLAKTNLIR